A region from the Cannabis sativa cultivar Pink pepper isolate KNU-18-1 chromosome 9, ASM2916894v1, whole genome shotgun sequence genome encodes:
- the LOC115722973 gene encoding pirin-like protein has translation MLSLTQKFFFSLISKPTRSFPSIETKVPSFIRNTMSESDHTPQFNSPRLVVKKVLAKLQHEGDGAVVRRGIGRNDLRNLDPFLMLDDFSVSPPAGFPDHPHRGFETVTYMLQGAITHQDFSGHKGTIRTGDVQWMTAGRGIIHSEMPAGEGPQMGLQLWINLSSNDKMMEPRYQELTSDDIPSTENDGVEVKVIAGESMGIRSPVYTKTPTMYLDFTLQPTAQVHQNIPEAWNSFVYIIEGEGVFGTKNSSPISAHHVLVLGPGDGLSVWNRSSKPLRFVLVGGQPLNEPVVQHGPFVMNTQAEIDQTIEDYYYSKNGFENAKYWKSQ, from the exons ATGTTAAGTTTGACACAAAAGTTTTTTTTCAGTTTGATATCGAAACCAACAAGATCTTTTCCATCCATCGAAACCAAAGTCCCTTCCTTTATCAGAAATACCATGTCTGAATCAGATCATACCCCTCAATTCAACTCACCCAGATTGGTAGTGAAGAAGGTTTTGGCCAAGCTTCAACATGAAGGTGATGGAGCTGTTGTTAGAAGAGGCATTGGCAG GAATGATTTGAGGAATTTGGATCCATTTCTCATGCTGGATGATTTTTCAG TGAGTCCACCTGCTGGGTTTCCTGACCATCCACACAGAG GTTTTGAGACTGTTACATATATGTTACAG GGAGCTATAACTCACCAAGACTTTTCTGGACATAAGGGCACAATCAGAACAGGGGATGTCCAG TGGATGACAGCAGGTAGAGGTATAATCCACTCTGAAATGCCAGCAGGAGAAGGACCTCAAATGGGGTTGCAGCTATGGATCAATCTTTCCTCAAACGACAAAAT GATGGAACCAAGATATCAAGAACTCACAAGTGATGACATACCAAGTACAGAGAATGATGGAGTTGAGGTCAAAGTTATAGCAGGAGAATCAATGGGAATCAGATCCCCAGTCTATACCAAAACCCCAACAATGTACCTTGACTTTACTCTACAACCAACAGCACAAGTTCACCAAAACATCCCTGAAGCATGGAACtcatttgtatatattattgAAGGAGAAGGTGTTTTTGGAACCAAAAACTCTTCACCCATTTCAGCTCACCATGTCCTTGTTTTGGGCCCTGGAGATGGCCTGAGTGTGTGGAATAGGTCCTCAAAGCCACTGAGGTTTGTTTTGGTTGGAGGGCAGCCTCTGAATGAACCAGTGGTTCAGCATGGTCCTTTTGTGATGAACACACAAGCTGAGATTGATCAAACCATCGAGGACTATTACTACTCCAAGAATGGATTTGAAAATGCCAAGTACTGGAAATCTCAATGA